Below is a genomic region from Penaeus vannamei isolate JL-2024 chromosome 18, ASM4276789v1, whole genome shotgun sequence.
atattattattcattaccatatatattttgataatcatcatcattatatatatatatatatatatatatatatatatatatatatatatatatatatatatatatatatatatatatatatatacacatatacatatatatatatatatatatatatatatatatatatacacatatacatacatatatatatacatatatatatatatatatatatatatatatatatatatatacatatatacatatatacatatatatatatatatatatatatatatatatatatatatatatatatatatatatatatatatatatatatatatatatatatatatatatatatatatatatatatatatatatatatatatatatatatatatatatatatatatatatatatatatatatatatatatatatatatatatatgtatatgtatatgtatatgtatatgtgtgtgtgtgtgtgtgtgtgtgtgtgtgtgtgtgtgtgtgtgtgtgtgtgtgtgtgtttctcttcttcACGTCTAATGGCGAACTTTCTGTACCACAGCAATGTTCAATCTTCTGAATAGTCTTCTACCTGCTGTTGtagttggaggctctgtggttgtggttggaggctctgtggttgtggttggaggctctgtggttgtggttggaggctctgtggttgtggttggaggctctgtggttgtggttggaggctctgtggttgtggttggaggctctgtggttgtggttggaggctctgtggttgtagTTGGAGGCTCAGTTGTTGtagttggaggctctgtggttgtggttggaggctctgtggttgtggttgaaggctctgtggttgtggttggaggctctgtggttgtggttggaggctctgtggttgtggttggaggctctgtggttgtggttggaggctctgtggttgtggttggaggctctgtggttgtggtcggaggctctgtggttgtggttggaggctctgtggttgtggttggagggtCTGTGGTTGTAGTTGGAAGTTCAGTTGtagttggaggctctgtggttgtggttggaggctctgtggttgtggttggaggctcaGTTGTTGTAGTTGGAAGTTCAGTTGtagttggaggctctgtggttgtagttggaggctctgtggttgtggttggaggctcagttgttgtagttggaggctctgtggttgtggttggaggctctgtggttgtggttggaggctctgtggttgtggttggaggctctgtggttgtggttggaggctctgtggttgtggttggaggctctgtggttgtggttggaggctctgtggttgtggttggaggctctgttGTTGTAGTTGGAAGTTCAGTTGtagttggaggctctgtggttgtggttggaggctctgtggttgtggttggagatTCTGTGGTTGTGCTTGGAGGCTCTGCGGTTGTGggtggaggctctgtggttgtatTTGGAAGTTCAGTTGtagttggaggctctgtggttgtagTTGGAGGTTCTGTGGTTGtagttggaggctctgtggttgtggttggaggctctgtggttgtggttggaggctctgtggttgtggttggaggctctgtggttgtggttggaggctctgtggttgtggttggaggctctgtggttgtggttggaggctctgtggttgtggttggaggctctgtggttgtggttggaggttCAGTtgttgtggttggaggctctgtggttgtggttggaggctctgttgttgtggttggaggctctgtggttgtggttggaggctctgtggttgtggttggaggctctgtggttgtggttggaggctctgtggttgtagttggaggctctgtggttgtggttggaggctctgtggttgtggttggaggctctgtggttgtggttggaggctctgtggttgtggttggaggctcagttgttgtagttggaggctctgtggttgtggttggaggttctgttgttgtggttggaggctctgtggttgtggttgaaggctctgtggttgtggttggaggctctgtggttgtggttggaggctctgtggttgtggttggaggctctgtggttgtggttggaggctctgtggttgtagTTGGAagctctgtggttgtggttggaggctctgtggttgtagttggaggctctgtggttgtggttggaggctctgttGTTGTAGTTGGAAGTTCAGTTGTTGTAGTTAGAcgctctgtggttgtggttggaggctctgtggttgtggttggaggctctgtggttgtggttggaggctctgtggttgtggttggaggctctgtggttgtggttggaggctctgtggttgtagttggaggctctgtggttgtggttggaggctctgtggttgtggttggaggctctgtggttgtggttggaggctttgtggttgtggttggaggctctgtggttgtggttggaggctctgtggttgtggttggaggctctgtggttgtggttggaggctctgtggttgtggttggaggctctgtggttgtagttggaggctctgtggttgtggttggagactctatggttgtggttggaggctctgtggttgtggttggaggctctgtggttgtggttggaggctctgtggttgtggttggaggctctgaGGTTGtagttggaggctctgtggttgtggttggaggctctgtggttgttgttggaggctctgtggttgtagttggaggctctgtggttgtggttggaggctctgtggttgtggttggaggctctgtggttgtggttggaggctctgttgttgtggttggaggctctgtggttgtggttggaggctctgttGTTGTAGTTGGAAGTTCAGTTGtagttggaggctctgtggttgtggttggaggctctgtggttgtggttggaggctctgtggttgtggttggaggctctgtggttgtggttagaggttctgtggttgtggttggaggctctgtggttggaggctctgtggttgtagTTGGAGgttctgtggttgtggttggaggctctgtggttgtggttggaggctctgtggttgtggttggaggctctgtggttgtagttggaggctctgtggttgtagttggaggctctgtggttgtggttggaggctctgtggttgtagTTGGAGGTTCTGTGGTTGtagttggaggctctgtggttgtggttggaggctctgtggttgtggttggaggctctgtggttgtagttggaggctctgtggttgtggttagaggctctgtggttgttgttggaggctctgtggttgtagttggaggctctgtggttgtggttggaggctctgtggttgtggttggaggctccgtggttgtggttggaggctctgtggttgtagttggaggctctgtggttgtggttggaggctctgtggttgtggttggaggctctgttgttgtggttggaggctctgtggttgtggttggaggctctgtggttgtggttggaggctctgtggttgtagttggaggctctgtggttgtggttggaggctctgtggttgtggttggaggctctgtggctgtggttggaggctctgtggttgt
It encodes:
- the LOC138864808 gene encoding outer membrane protein A-like is translated as MVETPGDSVAVASSVVVVVVVGGSAVIVAGSSVVVVGGETVVVVFGGSVVVVVIGGTDVVVNGSSFAVVAVGGLFVVVVVRDSVVVIVVVVVGGLVVVEVIVGSSILVVIAEGSVAVVIIGGSLVVVGGSAVAVGASVVTVGGSGVNKVVVGSVIIVVFGGTFVVVVRSSVVVIVVGGSLVVVVVGGTVVIVVVGGSGVIIVGRSIVVVVVGSSIVVVVVGAMFNLLNSLLPAVVVGGSVVVVGGSVVVVGGSVVVVGGSVVVVGGSVVVVGGSVVVVGGSVVVVGGSVVVVGGSVVVVEGSVVVVGGSVVVVGGSVVVVGGSVVVVGGSVVVVGSSVVVGGSVVVVGGSVVVVGGSVVVVGSSVVVGGSVVVVGGSVVVVGGSVVVVGGSVVVVGGSVVVVGGSVVVVGGSVVVVGSSVVVGGSVVVVGGSVVVVGDSVVVLGGSAVVGGGSVVVFGSSVVVGGSVVVVGGSVVVVGGSVVVVGGSVVVVGGSVVVVGGSVVVVGGSVVVVGGSVVVVGSSVVVVGGSVVVVGGSVVVVGGSVVVVGSSVVVVRRSVVVVGGSVVVVGGSVVVVGGSVVVVGGSVVVVGGSVVVVGGSEVVVGGSVVVVGGSVVVVGGSVVVVGGSVVVVGGSVVVVGGSVVVVGGSVVVVGSSVVVGGSVVVVGGSVVVVGGSVVVVGGSVVVVRGSVVVVGGSVVGGSVVVVGGSVVVVGGSVVVVGGSVVVVGGSVVVVGGSVVVVGGSVVVVGGSVVVVGGSVVVVGGSVVVVGGSVVVVGGSVVVVGGSVVVVGGSVAVVGGSVVVVGGSVVVVGGSVVVVIRSSVVVVVPIIITFITILH